The Arachis ipaensis cultivar K30076 chromosome B10, Araip1.1, whole genome shotgun sequence DNA window TTGCCATATGCATCAGAACGAGCTCTTGCAGCAGCAATTGGAGAATCTGCGAAGGAAGGTCAAATAATCAATTGATAATCTCTCCATCATCTCGTtcttaatatataattattattattattgaaactgGTGCTTGTTGTAATTTATATAGGAAAGAATCTTGGAAGATGAAAACTGCAATTTGTCCAATTGGGTAAGTTAGCAAGTTATAGATTTGGTATACTAGTTAATATAGTTATATATACACATTAATTATTATTACTGATAAATGGAATAACAGGAGCAGCAAGCTGCTGTATTGGAGTTTGAAAGGGCTGCAGCAAGTAACTGTGGTAATAACAAAGCAGTGATGGATCATCATCAGTTGCCATTCTACGATGATGAGCAAGCTTCTGCTTCTGCTGGCACCATCCTTCAGCTTGGTGCACCACATGTACCGCAGCAGCAGCTTCATCCATATCCATATCTTCAGCTTGCACAGCCCAATGTTCATCATGACTCACTCACTGGACTACTCATGGGGACATCAAAATGGTATCTATCTTATCCATCTTTATATATAATTAAGTTGTCAATTATATGTATCAAGTTTATTTACtactgaattattattattattattatattattctgaTGAATCATGATGACTTGCAGGGTGATAGAGAAGGACGGAGGAGATCCCTTCGATGCATGAGGTGAtatatcatcatcatcgtcatccacAAAGATTTGCCGCTTTCATTGCTACTCTACCTTCAGAGTTATAACCTTGCTTTTTTACATTAAATAATTTTCAGACTATACAACAaatttattttcacttttcatcATATGTTTGatcaaaattatatttatattattattatctgCACATTATCCAGAAAGAAATGAGGTTACGGACGTCTCGTCTGTGAAGTATTCATCGATTATTCAAAAAATAGGTGATAATGACTAATGTTCATAGATTAAGTGGGANNNNNNNNNNNNNNNNNNNNNNNNNNNNNNNNNNNNNNNNNNNNNNNNNNNNNNNNNNNNNNNNNNNNNNaaataaatatttttaagataCAAAATTATTAAAGAGCATTTTAAAAATAATGTAACCGCTTGCCTTGGCTTACTTTAgagtaataatatttaatttgtatAAAGGTTATTCATCttgatttatgaaaaataaaatcaaatataaaaatgTTCAATACGTtcttggatatatatatatatacttaatcattactaattatatatattaatatactCTAATGAAGCAAGGTTTCGATCCCCTTCCTGCAGTTGCTTTATGTGTTTGTCTTCGTTCTATGTATCTCCCTGCTACTGTTCATTTGCATGGAAAAGAAAGTGATGCACACTAGATAGATAAGAGTCAAATTAGTGAAATGAATGTTGCTGACCAACTTTGTGCCTTATAGAATATAGACAGTACGATGTTTTCTGACATAGAGATTGCATTATTTACATTTGTCATGTGGTGGGTCAACtttttatgttaatttatttCGTCTAGACACCATGTGGTTGGGACAAATTTCGTTTTCAACCAAGTGTGTATATCAATGTTTCGGTGCATAAAATTCTGATTNNNNNNNNNNNNNNNNNNNNNNNNNNCTAACCTAATATGTTTTTTGGTTTTGCTAATAGATAATAATAACTTTTGTAAACAATGTAAATAATAACTCTAGAATTGattcaataaagtaaaaaaatattctaCTCTCAAATTACTTCCTAAACTTTAATATTATAATAACCATTTGCATACCTAATAAATTGAATATCCAGCCATTATTAATTGTGCATGAGTAAatcgaataaaaaaaataatcatccaattaaaaataatgaacataatcatcGGCATACCAATTGAATTAAACATAAGACATATcaattgttcacattgtttaatattctcATTATCTATCTatactttttctatattttttctattttttttatttttaaggaaaaatagttaactatatataatttaattttcatgcatGGCGATaacaaaaaccaaaaatagaTAGAGGAATAGTCGCAAGCAGAAGATAACCAAAAAAAAGAGTTACTATTTTGAGTAACACCAAGTTAAACTTATAAGCCATGTTCTATATGGTTGTAAATGTTATTGAATTCTATACCGACTAAAACAATAGACacacaaaaaggaaaagaaaactatGATCCTTATATTATAACGGTTTAACTAGAGAATTTCGATTCACGATGAGATGTGTTGGGAATGGAAGGattgaagaaaataaaaaggagGCCTGTTTGAGGAGATGAAGTAGAATGAGAAGCAATATGGCTCCAAAAGAAGCAGCAAGTGtcgcatgatgatgatgatgaggtgaTTTTGCTGCGAGATAAACACAATCCAGAAATATGAAAAGCCAGCTTAGCCTTTCCATAAGCCCCTTAATCCTCTGCAACATGATTCTGTTGTTGCCGGCGGCGGCGATTCTGCATATAATCCTGAAACAGAGAACCCCAACAACCATGAAAGTGGTGAGTGACCAAGCCCTGTACCTAACCACCTTCCCTCCCACCACCAGCTCCTCTTTCCTGCACACACAAGAATCGCACTCTCCTGACAATCTCGAATTCTTCATCGCGTCCAAGCCCGTGTAATAAGGCACCACCACATAGTCCAGGTACAGGCTTGCATGCAGGATTCCTGATACTGTCGATGCTGCAAACAATGCATACCTCAAgtccttcttcttcttgttctcatcttcttcttcctcttcctcctcctcctcctgagAGTCAAAGACCAATGCAGAGATGAGGACCAGGTGGAGAATTGCAGGGCCAGTGGATGATATTGGGAATAATGTGTTGATTTGAGGACCCTTTGCAAAGGTTAAGATCACTAGTGGGAGTGATATTGGTCCACATGGAAGCAGGTACCTTGTTGTTCTTTgtgttgatgaagaagaagaagaagaagaataacgaGACCTTGCAATGGTAGCAACAATCACAAGTGTCACCAAATAAGAAGCTGTCGCGAAGAGGAGGACCAAGATATCAACATAAGGTGGGTAATTTGCAGGGTAAGTTGTCTCGCACACATAATGGTAAGGGCAATTCAGTAAATCTAAGGTTTCCTCGACTTGCCAGCTAGTGCATTTGAAGAATGTGGCGGCGGCATGGGAATCTGCTTCTGTTAAGGTTAGGTCCCGTCCAGGTTGGATTGTTGGGAGCATTTTATTCTCAATTCGCTTAGCTTGCTTTAATTTGTTTTGTTCTGCTGTGTTGCATCTGTTAAATTaactttattattattgttatggtTGGATATTGTTGTTGGTGGTATGAATTAGAACTAGACCAAGAAAGACCAACTAACCAAGTTTATTTCCCACTCCATAGTCCATATATAGAGAGGAAAAGTGTTGGTTTCAATGGGAAGCGTATTGGTGAGTGGAAGGAAGCAAGATTGATTTCAAAAAAAGTGCAATAAGATTAAGGCAACGTGACTCCAAAGGGAAAGGGTTATGGTTTGGTGAGTGATGCCCATTCATTTCATTTTATTTGATGTGCTGTGCTGCCAAATAATATTGGTATACCAACACTCCCTCATTTCGACCCTTCCTATTTAATTCATTTTTACAAATCATTTGTTATTCTTATTTCTTCATTAAATTATGGTACGCTGGGAAGATAAAAAACATGCTGATGCTCAAGTTTCGCAATGCATCTTTTCCTTCCTATTAGGATATTTTATACTTGACCGTTCTATAAATGATTTTATAAACGctcatcaaatttaaaattttatcctGGTTTTAttgagataatactcaatttgatCCTGAATTTACACGCGAATCTCAATTTAGTCTCTGAAGTTTCAATTGCCTCTATTTAGCCTCCAAACTTTGTGAACATAACTCATGTTAGTCCTTGAAACAATTTTCAACATACAAACGTTAACGGAACACTGTCGTGACAGCCAGATGCCACACTAAACTTTGTAAAATAATGTCGTTTTGGTTTTGGCACTCAAATAACCAAAAAACAATATCCTAAAtagtgtttattaaaattttacctaacaaaataagtAATACAATGCCTTTTTGAGCTATTTAAATGTCAAAACCAAAACTGCAACATTTTACAAGTTTTAACGTAATATGTGATAGTCTACAACAGCGCTCTATTaacgtttttatactaaaaatgaTCTTAGAGACTAATATGAGGCACGTTTATAAACTTCGGGGACTAAATAGAGACAATTGAAACCTCAAGGACTAAATTGAGATTCGCGTGTAAGTTCAAAGACCAAACTATTATCTcgattttatttttatgaaattttgcttgcatccttttcttttcttgaatcaACACTAATaaacttttttcattttttgcaCTTGAAAAAAATTAACTCCTAATAATTTTTGGTCCttacaaaattataaatatttttaatNNNNNNNNNNNNNNNNNNNNNNNNNNNNNNNNNNNNNNNNNNNNNNNNNNNNNNNNNNNNNNNNNNNNNNNNNNNNNNNNNNNNNNNNNNNNNNNNNNNNNNNNNNNNNNNNNNNNNNNNNNNNNNNNNNNNNNNNNATGAGTACAATTAgaaacttaatttttttaattaatattagtcaatttttcaaaattattttttatcttaaattctaaattcttaaaaaaataaaataaaaattaaaataaaaaattagctaattaaaaattgaatattttaattattcATAAAATTAATGCATTCATATCATATCCTTCAACAAGACTACCATTGATAAGTTTGCCCTCTTTGCAAACACATATGCTGCGTTTATTTTTAGAGACGGAACAGAATATGACACTGAGACAGAAATAATAGTACGGAGAtactaaaaattatcttttgtatACTGTGTTTGAATATAATGTACAAGACACTAATATAATGTTTAGTATTATGTTTGAATACACATGgataagactaaaatattatatgaaatgactaaaatagccaTGTAATTTCAAATTTTCTACATCAAGTACaaactaatttaataaataataagagTATATAAGAGTGCAGATGgaacttgaaaaaaatatttgaagaagccaaaaattttaataaaaaaatatataatagtgttCATATCGTGACCCAACACTGTGACCCAGGCCCAAACACACaaaaaatccaaatccaaagaTTGGCCTCCGATTGGCCTTCGACTACCCACCGACCTCCTCAGAAGAGGTTGGGTTCTACGAAGACTCCTTCTAAAGAAGTCGGGCTCGATggatagctggcagataacacttattcaaataagtaactgcccctaaaatctctcatccCACTTCCAGGAGTCATATATCAACTACCCTAAGAtaataaagggacggttatccaccttaaaaggtggaactactccaacggtggttattggatcaccactacaaatacactgacactcctcaggtatctctaagttccaatacatcTTAAAACCTGCTTAACCCCTTGCTGACTTGGGTATCGAagtgtctttgtaggtaccaCTCCCCTCCCCTTTTTGCTCTCTCCCATACGCAACTCGGACGGAGGCTCTCAAGC harbors:
- the LOC107621628 gene encoding uncharacterized protein LOC107621628, producing MLPTIQPGRDLTLTEADSHAAATFFKCTSWQVEETLDLLNCPYHYVCETTYPANYPPYVDILVLLFATASYLVTLVIVATIARSRYSSSSSSSSTQRTTRYLLPCGPISLPLVILTFAKGPQINTLFPISSTGPAILHLVLISALVFDSQEEEEEEEEEDENKKKKDLRYALFAASTVSGILHASLYLDYVVVPYYTGLDAMKNSRLSGECDSCVCRKEELVVGGKVVRYRAWSLTTFMVVGVLCFRIICRIAAAGNNRIMLQRIKGLMERLSWLFIFLDCVYLAAKSPHHHHHATLAASFGAILLLILLHLLKQASFLFSSILPFPTHLIVNRNSLVKPL